aatatcatagaattaagtcaccatagtttaagttcGCTAAgaaatcgagaacgcgttgaccaagtcaggaatatgttacttggtgactgttGTCGAAAGCAGAAAGATTTAGGATCTAAGATCATTTAAGATTTGCATACTTTCTATGTTTAGGCAAACACGTAGGAACCTCCGTGACAGTTGTTTTTGAATAGCGTGACAACCATGTTGAAATAGTTGCTAAGTGATGTAATGGTCTAGAACTGCAACGTAAAGGATCATGGGATTGAAAAGACACGTGCGTTGACAAGTAGAAAAATATCTGTAGAAAGTTGTTCCTGTTGCTGTCATTAAATCGAAGAAAAGGACCTGGATTGTTATGTTGTGTGGGTTAATTGGAGTCAGATAGTTATTTGATGTCTTGTGTTGGTGTCTGAGCGTTTACGGAATCGAACATGGTGACCCCGACGACGTGACTCGACCATTCGTTACGATTGTTGTTTTCCTCGATTTGCCACTGTCGCCCATTGAAAATGGAGACGAAACAAATAGACCAGCTGAGGAGAGCTCGTACGGGATTAAGAGGCTGGATGACAAGAGATCTCGACGCTGTTACTAACATTATTGAGTCCCACTCACCTGAGGTTGAGAGAGTGGAAGAAAAGCTCGGTTCAATTGTTACAAGATTGCGGAAAGCCGAAGATTTGCAGATGGAGATCGAAAAGCTCTTGAACAACGACGATGAAGTACAGGCTGAAGTGGACGCTCAAGGTTACTGGTTTGATATGGTCAGAGAACGTATTCATAGAGTGAAATCGTGGCTAAAAGATCGGCAAAAGCAAGATTCGAGTGAGAAGGCAGAGAAAGTTGAACCTGTCACTTCAATTGCAAAGAATACGTCATGTACACCCAAAATGAAATTACCGAAGACCGATCTGAGAAACTTCTCGGGCGATGTTTTGGA
The Montipora capricornis isolate CH-2021 chromosome 10, ASM3666992v2, whole genome shotgun sequence genome window above contains:
- the LOC138021071 gene encoding uncharacterized protein translates to METKQIDQLRRARTGLRGWMTRDLDAVTNIIESHSPEVERVEEKLGSIVTRLRKAEDLQMEIEKLLNNDDEVQAEVDAQGYWFDMVRERIHRVKSWLKDRQKQDSSEKAEKVEPVTSIAKNTSCTPKMKLPKTDLRNFSGDVLDWPEFWDIFRVAVHDNIDIPPVQKFVYLNHY